Part of the Immundisolibacter sp. genome is shown below.
CCCGACCGTGACGCTGGCGGCCGGCCGTGCACGATGCGCTGCTTTCCCATTCGCGCAGGGAGCGAGAAGCTTTGCATCACTATTAGGAAGGAGACAAAGACATGGACCAGAGAACCCAGACCCCGACCCATACCGGACTGATGGACTTCCGCGCCTGGATACACGAGCTTGAACGCACCGGCCACGCCGTGCGCATTGACGAACAGATCGACCCACTAACTGAAGCTGGTGCGATCATGCGCCTGGCCAACGAGCGCCAGGCACCCGCGCAGCTGTTCACCAATCTGAAGGGCGCCATGCCCGGGTCCAGCCTGCTGGGCGGCCCGTTTGCCACCAAGGAACGTATCGCCATCGCCTTTGGCCTGCCGGCGGACACCCCGTATTCGGTGCTGACCGACGTGTTTGCCGATGCCCTGCACGGCAAGCGCATCAAGCCGGTGATCGTGCCGACCGGCAGCTGCCAGGAGAACGTGCTGCTGGGCGACGACGTGGATCTGGACCTGCTGCCGGTCGCCAGGCTGCACCCGCAGGATGGCGGGCCGTACATCGGTACGCTGAACATCGGCGTGTGCAAGGACTTCGACACCGACTGGGTGAACTGGGGCACCTACCGGGGCATGAAGCACGACAAAAAGAGCACCGGCCTGTGGTTGGGGCCGCTGAACCAGGGCGGGCAAATCCTCAAGAAATACCGCGCCGCAGACAAGGTGATGGAATACGCCATGTTCTTTGGCGGCGACCCCATGCACAACATCGTAGCCTCATCCAGTGTGCCGCCCGGCGTGTCGGAAGTGGACGTGGTCGGTGGCATCCGCGGCGAGCCGGTGCAGCTGGTGAAGTGCAAGACGGTGGATTTGTACGTGCCGGCGAATGCCGAAATCGTGCTCGAAGGCACGGTCAGTCCCGACGATGAAAAAGAAGAAGGGCCGTTCGGCGAATACCCCGGTTACGTGGTGTCGGGCACCAATGCCCGGCCGGTGTTCCGCCTGACGGCGCTCACCTACCGCAGCAACCCCATCCTGCCGGCCACCTGCCTTGGCGTGCCGGTGGACGATGCCGTCATGTGGGTGCTGGAAGTAGCGGCCAGCGTCAAGGAAGCGCTGCGCGCCAAGGGCGTGCCGATCGTGGATGTGGCGGTCCCGGAGTTCAGT
Proteins encoded:
- a CDS encoding UbiD family decarboxylase, producing MDQRTQTPTHTGLMDFRAWIHELERTGHAVRIDEQIDPLTEAGAIMRLANERQAPAQLFTNLKGAMPGSSLLGGPFATKERIAIAFGLPADTPYSVLTDVFADALHGKRIKPVIVPTGSCQENVLLGDDVDLDLLPVARLHPQDGGPYIGTLNIGVCKDFDTDWVNWGTYRGMKHDKKSTGLWLGPLNQGGQILKKYRAADKVMEYAMFFGGDPMHNIVASSSVPPGVSEVDVVGGIRGEPVQLVKCKTVDLYVPANAEIVLEGTVSPDDEKEEGPFGEYPGYVVSGTNARPVFRLTALTYRSNPILPATCLGVPVDDAVMWVLEVAASVKEALRAKGVPIVDVAVPEFSGCHAVVVSTKTPYAGIPQLISSVSWTDRNASYFPYVIVVDEDVDPWNLGEVFHAMCTKCNPVRDIHIHPGYINSPLTPYIAGHPLRELGAGGGNVLFDCTWPIEWTAEQRPHRLAFKNTYPDAVKEKVLANFARWGLEPK